In the genome of Abyssalbus ytuae, the window TATTCCGGATATGGTTGTAATATTATCTATTATTTCTTCTGTCTCGTCACAAGAAGAAACAGCAAACAAAATCATTGTTATTAAAGTGAGTAATTTTGATATTTTCATGTTTAAAAAATTTAGGTTTATACAAAAATATCAATGTTGGTATGTTTTAAAAGACTCAAATAATAGTTTTATTAACTCATTCCAAAATTGGAAACTTATCATAACCCTTTGGTAGAGATAATAAAGATGATTGTTAAGAGGAAGAGCCTAATTTAAAATCTTTTCTACGGTGTATGACTGTTTCTGAATTGTAAAGGGCTTAACTGCATATGTTTTTTAAAAAAATTATTGAAATGTGTTTGTTCGGTAAAACCTAAAGCATAAGAAATCTGAGATACATTCCAACTACTGTGAAGGAGTAATATTTTTGATTCTTGTAGAATACGCTCGGCAATAATTTGCGTAGTGGTTTTTTGGGTGGTTTCCTTTATGGCTTTGTTAAGGTGGTTTACATGAATATTAAGTTGATTGGCAAATTCTGAAGCCGAACGTATATTTATTTGTAAGTGATCTTCATCTATGGGGAATTGCCTTTCTAAAAGTTCCATGAACAAGGTAGAAATTCGTTGGGATGCATTTACACTGCTTTTGTGCGGAATGGATGCCGGCTTTATTTTCATGGCAAAGTGAATTAGTTCAAAAACCAGATTTCGCAATACATCGTATTTGTGAACATAATCAGAAGCTATTTCTTCAAATATTTTTAAATATATGCCTGTTACTTTGCCGGTTTGTTCCTGGGACAGCTCAAAAATGTGGTTTCCATGGGGTTGGAATACGTCATATTGAACCAGTTCTCCAAACTGATGAAAAAAATGTTGATTAAAAATACAAAAAAAACCATTTTTAATATTTTGGGTATGCTCCCATTTATAAGGTATAAGTGGATTGGAAAATGATAAGGCTTGTTTTTTTACATTTATCACCTTATCAGCATAATGTACTTTGCCGGCCCCCTTTACCAGCATTATTTTATAAAAATCCCGACGCTTATATGGTACAGGTTAAGCATTGGCGCCTACAAAAGGATCTAATTGAAACACATTAAAATGGCCGATTTCTTTACGGATGTTTTCCGGGAGCCATTCAAACTTTCGTTTGTAAAAATCTTCTATATTTTCCATTTTATCCACATGAGAATTTACAAAAAACGAATTAAACAGGCAATGGTAACAGCAGGTTTTATTCAATCATCTAAAACTGTAAACCAAAGAAATATTCCATACTAAATCTTTTTCCGGAAGAATATCTGTTTTTATTTTTTTATTAAATATGGCTGCCACTGATAAAGGAAAATCCTGTTTTGATATATTTAAGAAGGATGCGAAATAAAAACCATCGGGTTTATCCATTTTTAAATAATAGAACTGGGGACTAAAACTTAAATATATTTTTTCAGTAAGGTTTATATTGGATAACAAACTGTTAATGACTAAGAAGTGAGTGTTTTTAGCACTGTCATCAAAACCATGAGAGTAAAGATAATACATACCAGCTTTCACCTTTTTAGAAATTGTATAACTTGGAGCCAGTTCCCCGGCTAAAAAGCGCCTGGATTCTATTAATTGTTTGAACACCCCGTTAGAGATCACATCAATAGTTCTGAAATTAAGAGCCGGATGAGCACCGATTCTTAAATTAAATTTTTCATTTTTTATAACTTTATAC includes:
- a CDS encoding helix-turn-helix domain-containing protein, coding for MLVKGAGKVHYADKVINVKKQALSFSNPLIPYKWEHTQNIKNGFFCIFNQHFFHQFGELVQYDVFQPHGNHIFELSQEQTGKVTGIYLKIFEEIASDYVHKYDVLRNLVFELIHFAMKIKPASIPHKSSVNASQRISTLFMELLERQFPIDEDHLQINIRSASEFANQLNIHVNHLNKAIKETTQKTTTQIIAERILQESKILLLHSSWNVSQISYALGFTEQTHFNNFFKKHMQLSPLQFRNSHTP